A genomic segment from Rhinatrema bivittatum chromosome 19, aRhiBiv1.1, whole genome shotgun sequence encodes:
- the LOC115080184 gene encoding oocyte zinc finger protein XlCOF6-like isoform X1 encodes MSALLSDPASVTFRDVAAYFLEVEWGILGEWQKELYKKVIQEIHGILMSRGYSILNPDVIFKIKKEEEKYFPQRCEREGKETMKDPPISLPIVTSVFSLSVKQEEDLPFMDPPESEIPPPVTGSPNIKPDILIRFKQEGLGIEPQGCEERGNLTITGTCKALREADDGFGNNSESQRMCDGQQKEEWKQEGPSRDSPNFSADFEGGISRVTPSKVKEMAQKGEQSKSCTERERNSSQCPNLVQTQVLHKGERPFQSADSRESFSKSSDSVPQEKIECGNKFTEKSSHICNLHNQSRENKCTSTDGEKSALNKTKLKAFRNVYMQKKPLKCTRCEKCFTYKAELERHVRIHIGGRSFQSTKCEKRLTWQSNLREQNVIHRRSKPFKCTECEKCFTYISQLTIHQKLHTGEKPFKCPECDKNFSQKGHLREHEMIHRGEKPFKCSFCEKCFSRKDNLREHEMIHTGQQPFKCSECDKCFSKKGNLRVHEMVHTGEQPFKCSECAKCYRKKSDLRKHERIHIGERSFKCSECDKCFSQKGHLQKQEMALPGEKQFKCSECDKCFNKKCNLKMHEMVHTGEQPFKCSECDKCFNKKGNLKAHEMVHTGEQPFKCSECDKCYKQKSDLRKHERIHIAERGFKCSECGKCFHERSSLQYHEMTHKREKSFKCFECDKCFRQKSVLKKHERVHTGDKPFKCSQCVKCFREKSNLRQHEMTHRVDKPFKCSECIKCFSRRGNLREHEMTHIGQQPFKCSECDNCFSKKGSLQTGECEPA; translated from the exons ATGTCTGCCCTGCTCTCTGATCCG GCATCGGTCACATTCAGGGACGTCGCTGCTTATTTCTTGGAAGTGGAGTGGGGCattctgggagaatggcagaaagaGCTGTACAAGAAGGTCATCCAGGAGATTCATGGCATCCTCATGTCACGGG GTTATTCAATTCTTAATCCTGATGTCATATTCAAGATtaaaaaggaagaggagaaatATTTCCCTCAACGCTGTGAGCGGGAGGGAAAAGAAACCATGAAGGACCCCCCCATTA GCCTTCCCATCGTAACGTCTGTGTTTTCACTGAGCGTTAAACAAGAGGAAGATCTGCCCTTCATGGACCCTCCTGAATCAGAGATTCCCCCTCCTGTGACAG GCTCCCCCAATATCAAACCTGACATTTTAATCCGATTTAAGCAAGAAGGACTCGGGATTGAACCCCAAGGGTGTGAAGAAAGAGGAAACTTGACCATCACGGGCACATGCAAGGCACTGCGTGAAGCAG ATGATGGATTTGGGAACAATAGTGAGAGTCAGAGAATGTGCGATGGACAGCAGAAGGAGGAATGGAAACAGGAAGGCCCCTCCCGAGACAGCCCCAATTTTTCAGCTGACTTTGAAGGAGGTATCAGTAGAGTAACACCATCCAAGGTGAAAGAAATGGCCCAAAAAGGAGAGCAATCAAAGTCATGTACTGAACGAGAGAGAAATTCCAGCCAGTGCCCAAATCTTGTACAAACTCAAGTACTCCATaaaggagagagaccatttcaaAGTGCTGATTCACGGGAAAGCTTCTCCAAAAGCTCAGATTCTGTACCTCAAGAAAAGATTGAATGTGGGAACAAATTCACAGAGAAGTCAAGTCACATATGTAACCTACACAATcagagtagagagaataaatgtACAAGTACTGACGGAGAGAAAAGTGCCCttaataaaacaaaacttaaagCATTTAGAAACGTTTACATGCAAAAGAAACCATTAAAATGTACTCGGTGCGAAAAATGTTTTACCTACAAAGCCGAGCTGGAAAGGCATGTAAGAATTCATATAGGAGGAAGATCATTCCAAAGTACTAAATGTGAGAAAAGACTTACTTGGCAATCAAATCTGAGAGAACAGAATGTAATTCACAGAAGAAGCAAGCCTTTTAAGTGTactgaatgtgaaaaatgttttacataCATATCACAACTTACAATTCATCAGAAAttacacacaggagagaaaccatttaaatgtcctGAATGTGATAAAAACTTCAGTCAGAAAGGTCACCTGCGAGAGCACGAAATGATTCACAGGGGAGAGAAGCCCTTTAAATGTTCTTTCTGTGAAAAATGTTTCAGTAGGAAAGACAACCTGAGAGAGCATGAAATGATCCACACAGGACAACAACCCTTTAAATGttcagaatgtgataaatgtttcagtaAAAAAGGCAACCTGCGAGTTCATGAAATGGTTCACACGGGAGAgcaaccatttaaatgttctgaatgtgctaAATGTTACAGGAAAAAATCtgatttaagaaaacatgaaagaatccacaTTGGAGAGAGAAGTTTTAAATGTTccgaatgtgataaatgtttcagtcaGAAAGGCCACCTGCAAAAGCAGGAAATGGCGCTCCCAGGAGAGAAACAATTTAAATGTTCTgagtgtgataaatgtttcaataAAAAATGCAACCTAAAAATGCATGAAATGGTCCATACAGGAGAgcaaccatttaaatgttctgaatgtgataaatgttttaataaaaaagGCAATCTGAAAGCACATGAAATGGTCCACACGGGAGAgcaaccatttaaatgttctgaatgtgataaatgttacAAGCAAAAATCCGACTTAAGAaaacatgaaagaatccacaTTGCAGAGAGAGGCTTTAAATGTTCAGAATGTGGTAAATGTTTCCATGAGAGAAGCAGCCTACAATACCATGAAATGACCCACAAGAGAGAGAAATCATTTAAATGctttgaatgtgataaatgtttcaggcAAAAATCTGTCTTAAAAAAACACGAGAGGGTCCACACTGGAgacaaaccatttaaatgttctcaaTGTGTTAAATGTTTCCGTGAGAAAAGCAACCTGCGACAACATGAAATGACCCACAGGGTAgataaaccatttaaatgttctgaatgcaTTAAATGTTTCAGTAGAAGAGGCAACCTGAGAGAACATGAAATGACTCACATAGGACAgcaaccatttaaatgttctgaatgtgataactgTTTCAGCAAAAAAGGTAGCCTGCAAACGGGAGAGTGCGAACCAGCATAG
- the LOC115080184 gene encoding oocyte zinc finger protein XlCOF6-like isoform X2: MSRGYSILNPDVIFKIKKEEEKYFPQRCEREGKETMKDPPISLPIVTSVFSLSVKQEEDLPFMDPPESEIPPPVTGSPNIKPDILIRFKQEGLGIEPQGCEERGNLTITGTCKALREADDGFGNNSESQRMCDGQQKEEWKQEGPSRDSPNFSADFEGGISRVTPSKVKEMAQKGEQSKSCTERERNSSQCPNLVQTQVLHKGERPFQSADSRESFSKSSDSVPQEKIECGNKFTEKSSHICNLHNQSRENKCTSTDGEKSALNKTKLKAFRNVYMQKKPLKCTRCEKCFTYKAELERHVRIHIGGRSFQSTKCEKRLTWQSNLREQNVIHRRSKPFKCTECEKCFTYISQLTIHQKLHTGEKPFKCPECDKNFSQKGHLREHEMIHRGEKPFKCSFCEKCFSRKDNLREHEMIHTGQQPFKCSECDKCFSKKGNLRVHEMVHTGEQPFKCSECAKCYRKKSDLRKHERIHIGERSFKCSECDKCFSQKGHLQKQEMALPGEKQFKCSECDKCFNKKCNLKMHEMVHTGEQPFKCSECDKCFNKKGNLKAHEMVHTGEQPFKCSECDKCYKQKSDLRKHERIHIAERGFKCSECGKCFHERSSLQYHEMTHKREKSFKCFECDKCFRQKSVLKKHERVHTGDKPFKCSQCVKCFREKSNLRQHEMTHRVDKPFKCSECIKCFSRRGNLREHEMTHIGQQPFKCSECDNCFSKKGSLQTGECEPA; this comes from the exons ATGTCACGGG GTTATTCAATTCTTAATCCTGATGTCATATTCAAGATtaaaaaggaagaggagaaatATTTCCCTCAACGCTGTGAGCGGGAGGGAAAAGAAACCATGAAGGACCCCCCCATTA GCCTTCCCATCGTAACGTCTGTGTTTTCACTGAGCGTTAAACAAGAGGAAGATCTGCCCTTCATGGACCCTCCTGAATCAGAGATTCCCCCTCCTGTGACAG GCTCCCCCAATATCAAACCTGACATTTTAATCCGATTTAAGCAAGAAGGACTCGGGATTGAACCCCAAGGGTGTGAAGAAAGAGGAAACTTGACCATCACGGGCACATGCAAGGCACTGCGTGAAGCAG ATGATGGATTTGGGAACAATAGTGAGAGTCAGAGAATGTGCGATGGACAGCAGAAGGAGGAATGGAAACAGGAAGGCCCCTCCCGAGACAGCCCCAATTTTTCAGCTGACTTTGAAGGAGGTATCAGTAGAGTAACACCATCCAAGGTGAAAGAAATGGCCCAAAAAGGAGAGCAATCAAAGTCATGTACTGAACGAGAGAGAAATTCCAGCCAGTGCCCAAATCTTGTACAAACTCAAGTACTCCATaaaggagagagaccatttcaaAGTGCTGATTCACGGGAAAGCTTCTCCAAAAGCTCAGATTCTGTACCTCAAGAAAAGATTGAATGTGGGAACAAATTCACAGAGAAGTCAAGTCACATATGTAACCTACACAATcagagtagagagaataaatgtACAAGTACTGACGGAGAGAAAAGTGCCCttaataaaacaaaacttaaagCATTTAGAAACGTTTACATGCAAAAGAAACCATTAAAATGTACTCGGTGCGAAAAATGTTTTACCTACAAAGCCGAGCTGGAAAGGCATGTAAGAATTCATATAGGAGGAAGATCATTCCAAAGTACTAAATGTGAGAAAAGACTTACTTGGCAATCAAATCTGAGAGAACAGAATGTAATTCACAGAAGAAGCAAGCCTTTTAAGTGTactgaatgtgaaaaatgttttacataCATATCACAACTTACAATTCATCAGAAAttacacacaggagagaaaccatttaaatgtcctGAATGTGATAAAAACTTCAGTCAGAAAGGTCACCTGCGAGAGCACGAAATGATTCACAGGGGAGAGAAGCCCTTTAAATGTTCTTTCTGTGAAAAATGTTTCAGTAGGAAAGACAACCTGAGAGAGCATGAAATGATCCACACAGGACAACAACCCTTTAAATGttcagaatgtgataaatgtttcagtaAAAAAGGCAACCTGCGAGTTCATGAAATGGTTCACACGGGAGAgcaaccatttaaatgttctgaatgtgctaAATGTTACAGGAAAAAATCtgatttaagaaaacatgaaagaatccacaTTGGAGAGAGAAGTTTTAAATGTTccgaatgtgataaatgtttcagtcaGAAAGGCCACCTGCAAAAGCAGGAAATGGCGCTCCCAGGAGAGAAACAATTTAAATGTTCTgagtgtgataaatgtttcaataAAAAATGCAACCTAAAAATGCATGAAATGGTCCATACAGGAGAgcaaccatttaaatgttctgaatgtgataaatgttttaataaaaaagGCAATCTGAAAGCACATGAAATGGTCCACACGGGAGAgcaaccatttaaatgttctgaatgtgataaatgttacAAGCAAAAATCCGACTTAAGAaaacatgaaagaatccacaTTGCAGAGAGAGGCTTTAAATGTTCAGAATGTGGTAAATGTTTCCATGAGAGAAGCAGCCTACAATACCATGAAATGACCCACAAGAGAGAGAAATCATTTAAATGctttgaatgtgataaatgtttcaggcAAAAATCTGTCTTAAAAAAACACGAGAGGGTCCACACTGGAgacaaaccatttaaatgttctcaaTGTGTTAAATGTTTCCGTGAGAAAAGCAACCTGCGACAACATGAAATGACCCACAGGGTAgataaaccatttaaatgttctgaatgcaTTAAATGTTTCAGTAGAAGAGGCAACCTGAGAGAACATGAAATGACTCACATAGGACAgcaaccatttaaatgttctgaatgtgataactgTTTCAGCAAAAAAGGTAGCCTGCAAACGGGAGAGTGCGAACCAGCATAG
- the LOC115080184 gene encoding oocyte zinc finger protein XlCOF6-like isoform X3, whose protein sequence is MKDPPISLPIVTSVFSLSVKQEEDLPFMDPPESEIPPPVTGSPNIKPDILIRFKQEGLGIEPQGCEERGNLTITGTCKALREADDGFGNNSESQRMCDGQQKEEWKQEGPSRDSPNFSADFEGGISRVTPSKVKEMAQKGEQSKSCTERERNSSQCPNLVQTQVLHKGERPFQSADSRESFSKSSDSVPQEKIECGNKFTEKSSHICNLHNQSRENKCTSTDGEKSALNKTKLKAFRNVYMQKKPLKCTRCEKCFTYKAELERHVRIHIGGRSFQSTKCEKRLTWQSNLREQNVIHRRSKPFKCTECEKCFTYISQLTIHQKLHTGEKPFKCPECDKNFSQKGHLREHEMIHRGEKPFKCSFCEKCFSRKDNLREHEMIHTGQQPFKCSECDKCFSKKGNLRVHEMVHTGEQPFKCSECAKCYRKKSDLRKHERIHIGERSFKCSECDKCFSQKGHLQKQEMALPGEKQFKCSECDKCFNKKCNLKMHEMVHTGEQPFKCSECDKCFNKKGNLKAHEMVHTGEQPFKCSECDKCYKQKSDLRKHERIHIAERGFKCSECGKCFHERSSLQYHEMTHKREKSFKCFECDKCFRQKSVLKKHERVHTGDKPFKCSQCVKCFREKSNLRQHEMTHRVDKPFKCSECIKCFSRRGNLREHEMTHIGQQPFKCSECDNCFSKKGSLQTGECEPA, encoded by the exons ATGAAGGACCCCCCCATTA GCCTTCCCATCGTAACGTCTGTGTTTTCACTGAGCGTTAAACAAGAGGAAGATCTGCCCTTCATGGACCCTCCTGAATCAGAGATTCCCCCTCCTGTGACAG GCTCCCCCAATATCAAACCTGACATTTTAATCCGATTTAAGCAAGAAGGACTCGGGATTGAACCCCAAGGGTGTGAAGAAAGAGGAAACTTGACCATCACGGGCACATGCAAGGCACTGCGTGAAGCAG ATGATGGATTTGGGAACAATAGTGAGAGTCAGAGAATGTGCGATGGACAGCAGAAGGAGGAATGGAAACAGGAAGGCCCCTCCCGAGACAGCCCCAATTTTTCAGCTGACTTTGAAGGAGGTATCAGTAGAGTAACACCATCCAAGGTGAAAGAAATGGCCCAAAAAGGAGAGCAATCAAAGTCATGTACTGAACGAGAGAGAAATTCCAGCCAGTGCCCAAATCTTGTACAAACTCAAGTACTCCATaaaggagagagaccatttcaaAGTGCTGATTCACGGGAAAGCTTCTCCAAAAGCTCAGATTCTGTACCTCAAGAAAAGATTGAATGTGGGAACAAATTCACAGAGAAGTCAAGTCACATATGTAACCTACACAATcagagtagagagaataaatgtACAAGTACTGACGGAGAGAAAAGTGCCCttaataaaacaaaacttaaagCATTTAGAAACGTTTACATGCAAAAGAAACCATTAAAATGTACTCGGTGCGAAAAATGTTTTACCTACAAAGCCGAGCTGGAAAGGCATGTAAGAATTCATATAGGAGGAAGATCATTCCAAAGTACTAAATGTGAGAAAAGACTTACTTGGCAATCAAATCTGAGAGAACAGAATGTAATTCACAGAAGAAGCAAGCCTTTTAAGTGTactgaatgtgaaaaatgttttacataCATATCACAACTTACAATTCATCAGAAAttacacacaggagagaaaccatttaaatgtcctGAATGTGATAAAAACTTCAGTCAGAAAGGTCACCTGCGAGAGCACGAAATGATTCACAGGGGAGAGAAGCCCTTTAAATGTTCTTTCTGTGAAAAATGTTTCAGTAGGAAAGACAACCTGAGAGAGCATGAAATGATCCACACAGGACAACAACCCTTTAAATGttcagaatgtgataaatgtttcagtaAAAAAGGCAACCTGCGAGTTCATGAAATGGTTCACACGGGAGAgcaaccatttaaatgttctgaatgtgctaAATGTTACAGGAAAAAATCtgatttaagaaaacatgaaagaatccacaTTGGAGAGAGAAGTTTTAAATGTTccgaatgtgataaatgtttcagtcaGAAAGGCCACCTGCAAAAGCAGGAAATGGCGCTCCCAGGAGAGAAACAATTTAAATGTTCTgagtgtgataaatgtttcaataAAAAATGCAACCTAAAAATGCATGAAATGGTCCATACAGGAGAgcaaccatttaaatgttctgaatgtgataaatgttttaataaaaaagGCAATCTGAAAGCACATGAAATGGTCCACACGGGAGAgcaaccatttaaatgttctgaatgtgataaatgttacAAGCAAAAATCCGACTTAAGAaaacatgaaagaatccacaTTGCAGAGAGAGGCTTTAAATGTTCAGAATGTGGTAAATGTTTCCATGAGAGAAGCAGCCTACAATACCATGAAATGACCCACAAGAGAGAGAAATCATTTAAATGctttgaatgtgataaatgtttcaggcAAAAATCTGTCTTAAAAAAACACGAGAGGGTCCACACTGGAgacaaaccatttaaatgttctcaaTGTGTTAAATGTTTCCGTGAGAAAAGCAACCTGCGACAACATGAAATGACCCACAGGGTAgataaaccatttaaatgttctgaatgcaTTAAATGTTTCAGTAGAAGAGGCAACCTGAGAGAACATGAAATGACTCACATAGGACAgcaaccatttaaatgttctgaatgtgataactgTTTCAGCAAAAAAGGTAGCCTGCAAACGGGAGAGTGCGAACCAGCATAG